One genomic segment of Kocuria rhizophila DC2201 includes these proteins:
- a CDS encoding DUF808 domain-containing protein: MSAGLAALLDDIAALAKLTAASVDDVAGAAGRASAKAAGVVVDDAAVAPRFVEGVTPNRELPIIKKITIGSLINKIVIILPVALLLSQFAPWALTPLLMLGGTYLCFEGAEKIIEHFSPGQHTEEKPAPDRGPGAEKKIVSGAVRTDLILSAEIMVISLNEVSHEPLLARTVILIAVAILITIGVYGVVGLIVKMDDIGVAMARKDSTGAQKFGLGLVKAMPKVLAVISVVGVIAMLWVGGHIILTGMANLGFGLPYEWVHHLSEGVHHVPAVGAVLAWLVETFFSFLLGLAWGAVIVGIVHVLPFGKKHEDQAVEGESGVEPGRKTAPSGAESTVPTAGATPTAGQRAESGGSTAATSPDER, translated from the coding sequence ATGTCCGCTGGACTTGCCGCACTGCTGGACGACATCGCCGCGCTCGCCAAGCTCACGGCCGCGAGCGTGGACGACGTCGCCGGGGCCGCCGGACGCGCGAGTGCCAAGGCCGCGGGCGTGGTGGTGGACGACGCCGCCGTCGCCCCCCGCTTCGTGGAAGGGGTCACCCCCAACCGGGAGCTGCCGATCATCAAAAAGATCACGATCGGGTCCCTGATCAACAAGATCGTGATCATCCTGCCGGTGGCCCTGCTGCTCAGCCAGTTCGCCCCCTGGGCGCTGACCCCGCTGCTCATGCTGGGCGGCACCTACCTGTGCTTCGAGGGCGCGGAGAAGATCATCGAGCACTTCTCGCCGGGCCAGCACACGGAGGAGAAGCCCGCACCGGACCGCGGCCCGGGGGCGGAGAAGAAGATCGTGTCCGGGGCCGTGCGCACGGACCTGATCCTGAGTGCGGAGATCATGGTCATCTCCCTCAACGAGGTCTCCCACGAACCGCTGCTGGCCCGCACTGTCATCCTCATCGCGGTCGCCATCCTCATCACCATCGGTGTGTACGGCGTGGTGGGTCTCATCGTCAAGATGGACGACATCGGTGTGGCCATGGCTCGCAAGGACTCCACGGGCGCCCAGAAGTTCGGTCTGGGACTCGTCAAGGCCATGCCCAAGGTGCTCGCCGTGATCTCCGTGGTGGGGGTCATCGCGATGCTCTGGGTGGGCGGGCACATCATCCTCACCGGCATGGCGAACCTCGGCTTCGGCCTGCCCTACGAGTGGGTGCACCACCTCAGCGAGGGCGTCCACCACGTCCCGGCAGTGGGTGCCGTGCTGGCGTGGCTGGTGGAGACGTTCTTCTCGTTCCTGCTGGGCCTCGCGTGGGGCGCGGTGATCGTGGGCATCGTCCACGTGCTGCCCTTCGGGAAGAAGCACGAGGACCAGGCAGTCGAGGGTGAGAGCGGCGTCGAACCCGGGCGCAAGACCGCGCCCTCCGGGGCTGAGAGCACGGTGCCGACGGCAGGCGCGACCCCGACCGCCGGACAGCGTGCAGAAAGCGGCGGATCCACCGCGGCGACGAGCCCGGACGAGCGCTGA
- a CDS encoding type I restriction endonuclease — MEFAERLAALASKVVHQKSALETEEATKNAFVMPFISTILGYDVFNPSEVVPEFTADVGVKKGEKIDYAIVQDGQIQMLIECKHIGSPLSLEHASQLYRYFAVTNARIAILTNGEKYHFYTDLDAPNRMDAKPFLVLDLLDIDTTLLPELLKLSKTEFDLDSIISAAGELKYVGQIKRAIAAEFKDPSDEWIRFFTNRVYEGAFTQKVREQFTPLVSKASQQFLNEQVNNRLTTALGAGSVPPQLPADAEVAEEITSQDEVARDLQESQDDIVTTAEELTAFNIVRAIVCNQVDMSRVSYRDAKSYCAILLDNNNRKTIARLHFNRSQKYVGLLDENKVETRHAVDTLEQIYDLSDELRATVTRLNA; from the coding sequence GTGGAGTTCGCGGAACGGCTGGCCGCCCTCGCAAGCAAAGTCGTGCACCAGAAATCGGCGCTCGAGACCGAGGAGGCGACTAAGAACGCGTTTGTCATGCCCTTCATCTCGACGATTCTGGGCTATGACGTGTTCAATCCGTCGGAGGTGGTTCCGGAGTTCACAGCGGACGTTGGCGTCAAGAAGGGCGAGAAGATCGACTACGCCATCGTCCAGGACGGCCAGATTCAGATGCTCATCGAGTGCAAGCACATCGGCTCGCCACTCTCGCTGGAGCACGCATCTCAGCTCTACAGGTATTTTGCGGTCACCAATGCGCGAATTGCAATCCTCACCAATGGTGAAAAATACCATTTCTACACGGACCTTGACGCGCCGAACCGCATGGATGCGAAACCGTTCCTCGTGCTCGATCTACTGGACATCGACACGACCCTCCTTCCTGAACTGCTCAAACTCAGCAAGACAGAATTCGACCTCGATTCGATCATCAGCGCTGCGGGAGAGCTGAAATACGTCGGACAGATCAAACGCGCGATCGCCGCCGAGTTCAAGGACCCCTCGGACGAGTGGATTCGCTTCTTCACGAACAGGGTCTACGAGGGTGCTTTCACCCAAAAGGTGCGGGAACAGTTCACGCCGCTGGTGAGCAAGGCGTCGCAGCAGTTCCTCAACGAGCAGGTGAACAACAGGCTCACTACCGCTCTCGGCGCCGGCTCCGTACCCCCTCAGCTACCGGCAGACGCCGAAGTCGCGGAGGAAATTACGAGTCAGGATGAAGTCGCGCGTGACCTGCAGGAAAGTCAGGACGACATTGTCACGACCGCAGAGGAGCTCACTGCTTTCAACATCGTGCGCGCCATTGTCTGCAACCAGGTCGACATGTCACGAGTTTCCTATCGCGACGCGAAGTCGTACTGCGCAATCCTGCTGGACAACAACAATCGCAAGACCATTGCGCGCCTGCACTTCAACCGGAGCCAGAAGTATGTCGGCCTGCTCGATGAGAACAAGGTTGAGACCCGGCACGCCGTGGACACGCTGGAACAGATCTACGACTTGAGTGACGAGCTGCGGGCCACGGTGACGAGGCTGAACGCCTGA
- a CDS encoding class I SAM-dependent methyltransferase, whose amino-acid sequence MVELSKWMARVAENPGHSRWYIDRFRTMARRGEDIVGEARLVDAMVPRGARILDAGCGAGRLAGYLHEVGHRVTAVDVDPELVRAAREDYPGPDYRVADLAELASLELGGGFDAILCAGNVMTFLAESTRRDVLRGFRAHLADGGRAVIGFGAGRGYPVADFLDDAAAAALAPQLTLAGWDLRPWREDSEFLVAVLGAD is encoded by the coding sequence ATGGTGGAACTGAGCAAGTGGATGGCCCGGGTGGCGGAGAATCCGGGGCACTCCCGGTGGTACATCGACCGCTTCCGCACCATGGCCCGGCGCGGCGAGGACATCGTGGGGGAGGCCCGGCTGGTCGACGCGATGGTGCCGCGCGGCGCCCGGATCCTGGACGCGGGGTGCGGGGCCGGGCGGCTCGCCGGGTACCTGCACGAGGTGGGCCACCGGGTCACCGCGGTGGACGTGGACCCCGAACTGGTGCGCGCCGCCCGCGAGGACTACCCGGGGCCGGACTACCGGGTGGCGGACCTCGCGGAGCTGGCCTCCCTCGAGCTCGGGGGCGGCTTCGACGCCATCCTGTGCGCGGGCAACGTGATGACGTTCCTCGCGGAGAGCACCCGCCGGGACGTGCTGCGCGGCTTCCGCGCGCACCTGGCGGACGGTGGTCGCGCGGTGATCGGCTTCGGGGCGGGCCGCGGGTACCCGGTGGCGGACTTCCTCGACGACGCCGCGGCGGCAGCTCTCGCCCCGCAGCTCACCCTGGCGGGCTGGGACCTCCGCCCCTGGCGGGAGGACAGCGAGTTCCTGGTGGCGGTGCTGGGGGCGGATTGA
- a CDS encoding sulfite exporter TauE/SafE family protein, translating into MGLLLGALAAVLVGTVLQRVSGTGVGLVVAPVLSLLMGPGAGVLATNAATTCSGLLITLSVRRLVEWRHAAVLVGAAVPGIVAGAVVVRHVPSAWLQVAVGAVVLAGLGITRFSPATPSASRRATVVPAGLIGGFFNATAGVAAPAMVIYSRVTRWDQVRFAATMQPVFMAMGALSAGSKFAAGVHFSLPVPAPVALAALVLTVLAGIAVGTWLSRHMSKATAQGLAMALATVGGVVVLARGALTLLVG; encoded by the coding sequence ATGGGCCTTCTGCTGGGCGCCCTCGCGGCGGTGCTCGTGGGCACCGTGCTGCAGCGCGTCTCCGGAACGGGGGTGGGGCTCGTGGTGGCCCCGGTGCTTTCCCTGCTCATGGGCCCGGGCGCCGGGGTGCTGGCCACCAACGCCGCGACCACGTGCTCGGGGTTGCTCATCACCCTGTCCGTGCGCCGGCTCGTGGAGTGGCGCCACGCCGCCGTGCTGGTGGGTGCGGCGGTGCCGGGGATCGTGGCCGGTGCGGTGGTGGTGCGCCACGTGCCTAGTGCGTGGCTGCAGGTGGCCGTGGGGGCGGTGGTGCTTGCTGGGCTGGGCATCACCCGGTTCTCCCCCGCCACGCCGTCCGCGTCCCGGAGGGCCACCGTGGTGCCCGCGGGCCTGATCGGCGGGTTCTTCAACGCCACGGCCGGGGTCGCGGCGCCGGCCATGGTCATCTACTCGCGGGTGACCCGGTGGGACCAGGTGCGTTTCGCGGCCACCATGCAGCCCGTGTTCATGGCCATGGGTGCGCTGTCCGCGGGCTCGAAATTCGCGGCCGGTGTGCACTTCTCCCTGCCGGTCCCCGCGCCGGTGGCTCTGGCCGCGCTGGTCCTCACCGTCCTGGCGGGCATAGCGGTGGGCACGTGGCTCTCCCGCCACATGTCCAAGGCCACCGCGCAGGGGCTGGCGATGGCGCTCGCGACCGTGGGCGGCGTCGTCGTCCTGGCGCGCGGCGCGCTCACCCTGCTGGTCGGCTGA
- a CDS encoding MFS transporter, producing MSAPSSPSAPPHEEDAPAAGTPRALRWMAAPPAAPRLPEQEVARRYPRLRLQVFLGIFIGYAGFYLIRNNISLIAPLLLAQGTISTVGIGIIGNAVLLAYGFSKFFSATISDRSNARYFLPIGLALSAVANLVVAFVPAVSASVALFATVMFVNGWVQGMGWPPCGRVLVHWFSTTERGWKTAIWNTAHNVGGMGVGALAALGLAITGDSWQSAFWVPAIGALVVAAVAFVLVRDRPEAVGLPPIEEYRDDPAKVEADLGELEESSYWRIVVKHVLLNRTMVFLALANVFIYSLRYGVLSWAPTYLAEHHGMSLAQGIAGFSLFELAGIFGTLACGWVSDKVFHGNRSWTGITFMVGVGVFLVAYWLAPVGTPYWLLMVFLFFIGAFIYGPVMLIGLQALDMSARHVAGTAAGFTGLFGYVFGATLASTGVGWVVHEFGWGATYGLLTLSVVLTVVLLLFVLPRERQLMAHHRSLSGSDAQDTRP from the coding sequence ATGTCCGCACCCTCGTCCCCGTCCGCCCCGCCACACGAGGAGGACGCCCCGGCAGCGGGCACACCCCGTGCGCTGCGCTGGATGGCCGCTCCCCCGGCGGCCCCGCGGCTGCCCGAGCAAGAGGTGGCGCGGCGCTATCCTCGGCTGCGGCTGCAGGTGTTCCTGGGGATCTTCATCGGCTACGCCGGGTTCTACCTGATCCGCAACAACATCTCGCTGATCGCTCCCCTGCTGCTGGCCCAGGGCACCATCAGCACCGTGGGGATCGGCATCATCGGCAACGCCGTGCTGCTGGCCTACGGCTTCTCCAAGTTCTTCTCCGCCACCATCTCGGACCGCTCCAACGCCCGGTACTTCCTGCCGATCGGCCTGGCGCTGTCCGCGGTGGCGAACCTGGTGGTCGCGTTCGTCCCGGCGGTCTCCGCGTCCGTGGCGCTGTTCGCCACCGTGATGTTCGTCAACGGCTGGGTGCAGGGCATGGGCTGGCCGCCGTGCGGGCGCGTGCTCGTGCACTGGTTCTCCACCACCGAGCGCGGCTGGAAGACCGCCATCTGGAACACCGCGCACAACGTGGGCGGCATGGGTGTGGGCGCACTGGCCGCCCTGGGCCTGGCGATCACCGGTGACTCCTGGCAGTCCGCGTTCTGGGTGCCCGCGATCGGCGCCCTGGTGGTGGCCGCCGTGGCCTTCGTGCTGGTCCGCGACCGTCCCGAGGCGGTGGGGCTGCCCCCGATCGAGGAGTACCGGGACGATCCCGCCAAGGTGGAGGCGGACCTCGGCGAGCTCGAGGAGAGCTCCTACTGGCGCATCGTGGTCAAGCACGTGCTGCTCAACCGCACCATGGTGTTCCTGGCCCTGGCCAACGTGTTCATCTACTCCCTGCGCTACGGCGTGCTCAGCTGGGCACCCACGTACCTCGCGGAGCACCACGGGATGTCCCTCGCGCAGGGCATCGCGGGCTTCTCCCTCTTCGAGCTCGCCGGGATCTTCGGCACCCTCGCGTGCGGCTGGGTCTCGGACAAGGTGTTCCACGGCAACCGCAGCTGGACCGGCATCACGTTCATGGTGGGCGTGGGCGTGTTCCTGGTGGCCTACTGGCTGGCCCCGGTGGGCACGCCGTACTGGCTGCTCATGGTGTTCCTGTTCTTCATCGGCGCGTTCATCTACGGCCCCGTGATGCTCATCGGCCTGCAGGCCCTGGACATGTCCGCGCGTCACGTGGCCGGCACTGCGGCCGGGTTCACCGGGTTGTTCGGCTACGTCTTCGGCGCCACCCTGGCCTCCACGGGCGTGGGCTGGGTCGTGCACGAGTTCGGGTGGGGCGCCACCTACGGGCTGCTCACCCTCTCGGTGGTCCTCACGGTGGTGCTGCTGCTGTTCGTGCTGCCCCGGGAGCGCCAGCTCATGGCCCACCACCGCTCCCTGAGCGGCTCGGACGCCCAGGACACCCGCCCCTGA
- a CDS encoding CPBP family intramembrane glutamic endopeptidase, with protein MWGRAMPAAALVLVNALVFGLIHVNNVDGHWLLTLSYAGAGLVMNLVYLWTRNIWPVLLMHALNNFLLGGPLTVLLVKLLSDAVG; from the coding sequence GTGTGGGGCAGGGCCATGCCGGCCGCCGCGCTGGTGCTGGTCAACGCCCTGGTCTTCGGGCTGATCCACGTGAACAACGTCGACGGCCACTGGCTGCTGACCCTGTCCTACGCCGGCGCGGGCCTGGTGATGAACCTGGTGTACCTGTGGACGCGCAACATCTGGCCCGTGCTGCTCATGCACGCGCTGAACAACTTCCTGCTGGGCGGCCCGCTCACGGTGCTGCTCGTGAAGCTGCTCTCCGACGCCGTGGGCTGA
- a CDS encoding MFS transporter — protein MRTKPWMRVSSALLAVAWGGNEFTPLLVMYRTVEGYQQVAVDMLLAAYVLGIVPALLIGGPLSDRHGRRTLMIPAPVLAMVGSILLAVGAESLFVLFVGRVFSGLALGLGMAVGTSWIKELSEKPYEEHPERVSGARRASLSLTAGFALGAAAAAALAQFAPLQTVLPYMINLLICLPAVFLVAGAPETRHATAPHGPLLADLKIPATRQHRFWFVVAPSAPWVFGCAASAYAILPALMADVVGPRYGIAFSGLMCLVGLGFGFFIQPLGKRLDRDGSIRSLAVGMGAVILGMLAAVLASATLNLALVLLASAVLGCGYGLVLVSGLQEVQRIARPDDLAGLTAVFYSLTYIGFFVPMVLALVSEFTSYPWLFVSGAVIAALCLGIMAYGRRHEVRDLDLLEANDAARP, from the coding sequence ATGAGAACGAAGCCCTGGATGAGGGTCAGCTCCGCGCTGCTGGCGGTGGCGTGGGGAGGCAACGAGTTCACGCCGCTGCTGGTCATGTACCGCACCGTGGAGGGTTACCAGCAGGTGGCCGTGGACATGCTGCTGGCGGCATACGTGCTGGGCATCGTGCCCGCGCTGCTGATCGGCGGGCCACTGTCTGACCGGCACGGGCGCCGCACCCTGATGATCCCCGCCCCGGTGCTGGCCATGGTGGGCAGCATCCTGCTGGCCGTGGGCGCCGAGAGCTTGTTCGTGCTGTTCGTGGGCCGGGTCTTCTCCGGTCTGGCCCTGGGCCTGGGCATGGCGGTGGGGACCTCCTGGATCAAGGAGCTGTCGGAGAAGCCCTACGAGGAGCACCCGGAGCGGGTCTCCGGTGCCCGCCGGGCCTCGCTGTCCCTGACCGCCGGGTTCGCCCTGGGGGCCGCGGCGGCCGCGGCCCTCGCGCAGTTCGCGCCCCTGCAGACCGTTCTGCCGTACATGATCAACCTGCTCATCTGTCTGCCCGCCGTGTTCCTGGTGGCCGGGGCTCCCGAGACCCGCCACGCCACCGCCCCCCACGGCCCGCTGCTGGCGGACCTGAAGATCCCCGCCACGCGGCAGCACCGCTTCTGGTTCGTGGTGGCGCCCTCCGCGCCGTGGGTCTTCGGCTGCGCGGCCTCCGCGTACGCGATCCTGCCCGCACTCATGGCAGACGTGGTGGGCCCCCGGTACGGCATCGCCTTCTCCGGGCTGATGTGCCTGGTGGGGCTGGGTTTCGGGTTCTTCATCCAGCCCCTGGGCAAGCGCCTTGATAGGGACGGCTCCATCCGCTCCCTCGCCGTGGGGATGGGTGCGGTGATCCTGGGAATGCTCGCCGCGGTGCTGGCCTCGGCCACCCTGAACCTGGCCCTCGTGCTGCTGGCCTCCGCGGTGCTGGGCTGCGGCTACGGGCTGGTGCTGGTGTCCGGGCTGCAGGAGGTCCAGCGGATCGCCCGCCCGGACGACCTCGCCGGGCTCACCGCCGTGTTCTACTCCCTGACCTACATCGGCTTCTTCGTGCCCATGGTGCTCGCCCTGGTCTCCGAGTTCACCAGCTACCCGTGGCTGTTCGTCTCGGGCGCGGTGATCGCCGCACTGTGCCTGGGGATCATGGCCTACGGCCGCCGCCACGAGGTGCGCGACCTCGACCTGCTCGAGGCGAACGACGCCGCCCGCCCCTGA
- a CDS encoding rhomboid-like protein yields MITLAIVLLAVGFLYAVDHSWPGFRRISAWWLRRGEPLKDRVRHAPLTYLYLVLLTFTTWLLANTSEPLRKAFLAEQSTNLHELSTNPVTVLVRSAMYVSPAELLIWWVGFSLVVAPMERRFGWQRVLAGFVLGHVGATVAVAYLQVWLFRTAELPVPSPVLIDVGASYGFCALAALATYRGPLRRRLLWAGGLVGLLAAGLLLDLDWSSIGHCVAAVLGFVSYPLVRPEAAVHHEARVRARRLYRMEH; encoded by the coding sequence GTGATCACTCTCGCGATCGTGCTGCTGGCGGTGGGGTTCCTCTACGCCGTGGACCACTCGTGGCCCGGGTTCCGCCGCATCAGCGCGTGGTGGCTGCGCCGGGGGGAGCCCCTCAAGGACAGGGTGCGCCACGCGCCCCTCACGTACCTGTACCTGGTGCTGCTCACGTTCACCACGTGGCTGCTGGCCAACACCTCGGAACCCCTGCGCAAGGCGTTCCTCGCGGAGCAGTCCACCAACCTGCACGAGCTCAGCACCAACCCCGTGACCGTGCTGGTGCGCAGCGCCATGTACGTGTCCCCCGCGGAGCTGCTGATCTGGTGGGTGGGTTTCAGCCTGGTGGTCGCACCCATGGAGCGCCGCTTCGGGTGGCAGCGCGTCCTGGCCGGCTTCGTACTGGGCCACGTCGGTGCCACCGTGGCGGTCGCCTACCTGCAGGTGTGGCTGTTCCGCACCGCGGAGCTGCCCGTGCCGTCCCCCGTGCTGATCGACGTGGGCGCGAGTTACGGGTTCTGCGCGCTCGCCGCGCTGGCCACCTACCGGGGCCCGCTGCGCCGTCGGCTGCTGTGGGCCGGGGGGCTGGTCGGGCTGCTCGCGGCGGGCCTGCTGCTGGACCTCGACTGGTCCTCCATCGGGCACTGCGTGGCCGCCGTGCTCGGTTTCGTCTCCTACCCGCTCGTGCGCCCGGAGGCCGCGGTGCACCACGAGGCGCGGGTCCGCGCCCGGCGGCTCTACCGGATGGAGCACTGA
- a CDS encoding gluconokinase produces MSPAREPLPPLVVVMGVSGSGKTTIGTLVAHELGVQFIDGDSLHPLENVQKMAAGTPLDDDDRWPWLEIVGRTLHEHGERREGLVVACSALKRAYRERIRSQAPSALFLHLDGTLEVLTRRIEGRSGHFMPAALLESQIETLEPLAQEEGGYVLNIDQPVADMVDDAVTRLRALVAAQS; encoded by the coding sequence ATGAGCCCGGCGCGCGAGCCGCTGCCGCCGCTCGTGGTGGTCATGGGGGTCTCCGGTTCCGGCAAGACCACCATCGGCACGCTCGTGGCGCACGAGCTGGGGGTCCAGTTCATCGACGGGGACAGCCTGCACCCCCTGGAGAACGTCCAGAAGATGGCCGCGGGCACCCCGCTGGACGACGACGACCGCTGGCCGTGGCTCGAGATCGTGGGGCGCACCCTGCATGAGCACGGCGAGCGCCGCGAGGGCCTCGTGGTGGCCTGCTCCGCGCTCAAGCGCGCCTACCGCGAGCGCATCCGCTCCCAGGCCCCGTCCGCACTGTTCCTGCACCTGGACGGCACCTTGGAGGTGCTGACCCGCCGCATCGAGGGGCGCAGCGGGCACTTCATGCCGGCCGCGCTGCTGGAGTCCCAGATCGAGACGCTGGAGCCGCTCGCCCAGGAGGAGGGCGGGTACGTGCTCAACATCGACCAGCCCGTCGCGGACATGGTGGACGACGCCGTCACCCGCCTCCGCGCGCTCGTGGCCGCGCAGTCCTGA
- the rlmC gene encoding 23S rRNA (uracil(747)-C(5))-methyltransferase RlmC yields the protein MECGYYDRGECRSCTVIEVPYARQLARKQELVRELVDAHGAPRWLEPVASPEKGFRNKAKMVVAGRVGAPALGILDGAAGVDLRDCPLYPEPVTRALHALADFIGRVRLLPYDVAKRRGEIKHVIVTGSPEGRLMVRFVLRSTRQLPKIAENLDLLRELVPAADVVSVNIQPEHKAVLEGPEEILLSEQSELVMRLNGIDLRVRPRSFFQTNTAVTEQLYRQVADWVDAVGPASVWDLYCGVGGFALHVAGPGREVVGTEISEEAVASAQDTARAMGLPQDGPGSVRFLADDAAATPADLPGTPELAVVNPPRRGLDASLCAWLESSSVRHAVYSSCNAQTLARDLARMPSLRPVEARLLDMFPHTGHYEVAVLLRRD from the coding sequence GTGGAATGCGGATACTACGACCGGGGCGAGTGCCGGTCCTGCACGGTGATCGAGGTGCCGTACGCGCGGCAGCTGGCGCGCAAGCAGGAGCTGGTGCGGGAGCTCGTGGACGCCCACGGTGCGCCGCGGTGGCTGGAGCCGGTGGCATCGCCGGAGAAGGGGTTCCGCAACAAGGCCAAGATGGTGGTGGCGGGCCGGGTGGGGGCGCCCGCGCTCGGCATCCTGGACGGCGCCGCGGGCGTGGACCTCCGGGACTGCCCGCTGTACCCCGAACCCGTCACGCGGGCCCTGCACGCGCTCGCGGACTTCATCGGGCGGGTGCGGCTGCTGCCCTACGACGTCGCGAAGCGCCGCGGCGAGATCAAGCACGTGATCGTCACCGGCAGCCCCGAGGGTCGGCTCATGGTGCGCTTCGTGCTGCGCAGCACCCGCCAGCTGCCCAAGATCGCCGAGAACCTGGACCTGCTGCGCGAGCTGGTGCCCGCCGCGGACGTGGTTTCCGTGAACATCCAGCCCGAGCACAAGGCCGTGCTCGAGGGCCCCGAGGAGATCCTGCTGAGCGAGCAGTCAGAGCTGGTGATGCGCCTCAACGGGATCGATCTGCGCGTGCGGCCGCGCTCCTTCTTCCAGACCAACACGGCCGTGACCGAGCAGCTGTACCGGCAGGTCGCGGACTGGGTGGACGCCGTGGGGCCGGCGAGCGTGTGGGACCTGTACTGCGGCGTCGGCGGCTTCGCGCTGCACGTGGCGGGGCCCGGGCGCGAGGTGGTGGGCACCGAGATCTCCGAAGAAGCCGTGGCCTCCGCGCAGGACACGGCTCGGGCCATGGGCTTGCCGCAGGACGGCCCGGGCTCCGTGCGCTTCCTGGCCGACGACGCCGCCGCGACCCCCGCGGACCTGCCCGGCACCCCGGAGCTCGCGGTCGTCAACCCGCCGCGGCGCGGCCTGGACGCCTCCCTGTGTGCGTGGCTCGAGAGTTCGTCCGTGCGCCACGCGGTGTACTCCTCGTGCAACGCGCAGACCCTCGCGCGGGACCTCGCTCGCATGCCGTCCCTGCGCCCGGTGGAGGCACGGCTGCTGGACATGTTCCCCCACACCGGGCACTACGAGGTGGCGGTGCTGCTGCGGCGCGACTGA
- a CDS encoding DUF1839 family protein yields MTAVTESRGVVVPAGAEHPFGTEVLAVRGCESLTPANARRSVLHDPAEPWSPTNCYMDVWIGLTAVLGLDPVPMLGAAFSADFLGDQWEFLKPRQEDLECLYGLTVGEYDTWRPLGEHLQLAMSRGDALVVEVDAFHLPDTEGVSYGLEHTKTSIVPLRLDPLAGELVYLHNDGVHVLGGEDLEHTLGPAMRGGSVPYPYVELVRLDGMRRLSEQELWWRGVGLVRAHLRRAPSDSPARRLVDSIRAQLPVLAERGLPYFHVYSFATTRQAGLTAGLAAHVCRFLADGAQAWPSDLCPERLREAAEAFDDAAGAAKTLQFQLARAASGRTPRVDASSAAFVAGYDAATKAVRDALGFGE; encoded by the coding sequence ATGACCGCCGTGACCGAGTCCCGCGGCGTCGTCGTCCCGGCGGGCGCCGAGCACCCGTTCGGCACCGAGGTGCTCGCGGTGCGGGGGTGCGAGTCGCTGACACCGGCGAACGCGCGCCGCTCCGTGCTGCACGACCCAGCGGAGCCGTGGTCACCCACCAACTGCTACATGGACGTGTGGATCGGGCTCACCGCGGTTCTCGGTCTGGATCCCGTGCCCATGCTGGGGGCCGCGTTCAGCGCGGATTTCCTGGGGGACCAGTGGGAGTTCCTCAAGCCGCGCCAGGAGGACCTCGAGTGCCTCTACGGCCTCACGGTGGGGGAGTACGACACCTGGCGTCCGCTGGGGGAGCACCTGCAGCTGGCCATGTCCCGGGGGGACGCCCTGGTGGTGGAGGTGGACGCGTTCCACCTCCCGGACACCGAGGGCGTCTCCTACGGCCTGGAGCACACCAAGACCTCCATCGTGCCGCTGCGCCTGGACCCGCTCGCGGGGGAGCTCGTGTACCTGCACAACGACGGCGTCCACGTGCTGGGCGGGGAGGACCTGGAGCACACCCTCGGCCCCGCGATGCGTGGCGGGTCGGTGCCGTACCCGTACGTGGAGCTCGTGCGCCTGGACGGGATGCGGCGGCTGTCGGAGCAGGAGCTGTGGTGGCGCGGAGTGGGCCTCGTGCGGGCCCACCTGCGCCGCGCGCCCTCGGACAGCCCGGCCCGGCGGCTCGTGGACTCGATCCGCGCGCAGCTGCCCGTGCTGGCCGAGCGGGGTCTGCCGTACTTCCACGTCTACTCCTTCGCGACCACCCGGCAGGCGGGGCTCACCGCCGGTCTGGCCGCCCACGTGTGCCGGTTCCTGGCGGACGGGGCGCAGGCCTGGCCGAGCGACCTCTGCCCGGAGCGGCTGCGGGAGGCCGCGGAGGCCTTCGACGACGCCGCGGGCGCGGCCAAGACGCTGCAGTTCCAGCTGGCCCGGGCGGCGTCGGGACGCACCCCGCGCGTGGACGCCTCGTCGGCGGCCTTCGTGGCGGGGTACGACGCCGCCACGAAGGCCGTGCGCGACGCCCTGGGCTTCGGGGAGTGA